In the genome of Pseudanabaena mucicola str. Chao 1806, the window CGGCATCAGTTGATGAATGATCTGGACATCACGATGGAATGGGTCTCTAGGCGTGCCAAGGAGTTAGCTTCTGGACAAGGAAATTTATTCGATTTCTTTGGCGAAAGTAGCAATAACAAAGCCTTTGATACTGCGCCTACGACTAATCGTGTTCAGGACTATTCCCCTCAAGAAAAGTTACGGATGGAAAAGGAATTACTCGGCTTCTATATTTCCGATCATCCCCTCAGTGTAATCAGCCGTTCAGCAAAGGTCATGGCTCCGATTAATCTCTGTGATATTCCCGATTCTGCGGAAACTAAAACTGTGACAGCGATCGCCTTGATCTTGGATATCAAGACTGTCACTACGAAAAAAGGTGACCCAATGGCAATTTTGCAACTCGAAGATCTCACAGGTAGTACGGAAGCGGTCATTTTTCCGAAGATATTTGATAAGGTCAAGCATTTACTTGAAAAAGATAAGCGCTTAATGATTTGGGGCAAAATTGATCGCCGCGATGAACAAACACAATTAATTATTGACAATATGCAGCCGATTGAGTCTGTCCGCATGGTGCGCGTCGAGCTTACTCGCGATCAGGCAAGCGATCGCCAAGTCTTACAACAACTCAAAACCGCCTTAAATTCTAATCCGAGTTACGAGAATTCTAACCAAGGCAACTCTTATAACAGGAATGAATCGGACCTTTCTAACAAAATCCCTGTAATTGCAGCGATCGAGTATACGC includes:
- a CDS encoding OB-fold nucleic acid binding domain-containing protein, whose protein sequence is MKIVGRKSLGEKAVFDIGLERDHNFLLDKGYVASNCFNKSHSVAYGYVTYQTAYLKANYPVEYMAALLSSVSGDQDKVQRYIANCRSMGIQVLPPDVNSSGEDFTPRGKQILFGLAAIKNLGAGPIASILQARHEGGDFTSLSDLCSRIDSRSLNKKALEALIQTGALDLLEPNRHQLMNDLDITMEWVSRRAKELASGQGNLFDFFGESSNNKAFDTAPTTNRVQDYSPQEKLRMEKELLGFYISDHPLSVISRSAKVMAPINLCDIPDSAETKTVTAIALILDIKTVTTKKGDPMAILQLEDLTGSTEAVIFPKIFDKVKHLLEKDKRLMIWGKIDRRDEQTQLIIDNMQPIESVRMVRVELTRDQASDRQVLQQLKTALNSNPSYENSNQGNSYNRNESDLSNKIPVIAAIEYTPKLIRLGNQFWVEDEERAVKSLQQAGFKASYDSLVSK